Proteins encoded by one window of Erysipelothrix rhusiopathiae:
- a CDS encoding DUF2871 domain-containing protein: MKKMINTSFAYLIAGLVGGVFYREFTKFQGFTGFTRLSLIHPHLLVLGMILSLIVALFFMKFDLDKNPKWNRFYITYNLGVITTTLMLLVRGLTEVLNISLSSGMSAAISGLAGLSHIILTVGIMYLFTLLRNEA, encoded by the coding sequence ATGAAAAAGATGATTAATACGTCCTTTGCTTATCTGATTGCAGGACTTGTTGGTGGTGTGTTTTATCGCGAATTTACGAAATTTCAAGGCTTTACCGGTTTTACACGATTGAGTCTGATTCATCCACATTTATTGGTCTTGGGTATGATTTTATCCCTGATTGTGGCTTTGTTCTTTATGAAATTTGATCTTGATAAAAACCCTAAGTGGAATCGCTTCTATATTACTTATAATTTAGGTGTGATTACCACAACACTGATGCTTTTGGTACGAGGTCTTACTGAGGTCCTAAATATTTCTTTATCTTCAGGAATGTCCGCTGCCATTTCAGGTCTAGCAGGTCTAAGTCACATTATCTTAACTGTTGGAATTATGTATTTATTCACCCTATTACGCAATGAAGCTTAA
- the nagA gene encoding N-acetylglucosamine-6-phosphate deacetylase produces MLIINGRIYLEDRVIENGYVLTENETIKALGLMENVPAYSGEIVDAKGMNVLPGFIDQHIHGANGADNMDGTEEAVATIARFLPKEGTTSYCATTMTQSVEAVDKALGEIVKYAKNNNKPGEAEIVGIHLEGPFISAKHIGAQNPKYVLKPTLEAFDHFWDVSEGMIKVITYAPEEAEIGFTDHLRSLNVVPSAGHTDASCQQIEDEIENGLSNLTHFHNAMKPHHHREPGAVTAGFMNPTLKAEMICDGIHLNPDVVKATYQIKGAENFIAITDSMRAKGLPDGNYDLGGQEVIKKGKECRIATGSLAGSVAEMDFVVRNIKHFTGAPMHDLVKMSSENAAKHLEIFGRKGSIAINKDADIVICDDDINVQTTICRGVIGYQK; encoded by the coding sequence ATGTTAATTATAAACGGACGTATTTATTTAGAAGACCGCGTAATCGAAAACGGTTATGTGCTTACAGAAAATGAAACCATTAAGGCGCTTGGTTTAATGGAAAATGTTCCCGCTTATTCAGGTGAAATTGTGGATGCGAAGGGAATGAATGTTTTACCAGGATTCATTGATCAACACATTCATGGTGCCAATGGTGCTGATAATATGGATGGTACTGAAGAAGCAGTCGCAACCATTGCGCGTTTCTTACCGAAAGAAGGTACCACATCTTATTGTGCAACGACCATGACACAATCCGTTGAAGCTGTAGATAAAGCTTTAGGTGAGATTGTGAAGTATGCGAAAAACAATAATAAACCTGGGGAAGCAGAAATCGTAGGGATTCATTTAGAAGGACCCTTTATTTCCGCTAAACATATTGGAGCACAAAATCCAAAATATGTTTTAAAACCAACACTTGAAGCATTTGATCATTTCTGGGATGTCTCAGAAGGAATGATTAAGGTCATTACTTATGCACCAGAAGAAGCAGAAATTGGATTTACCGATCACTTACGTTCGTTAAATGTTGTGCCTTCCGCAGGTCATACGGATGCATCGTGCCAACAAATTGAAGATGAAATTGAGAATGGACTCTCAAACTTAACACACTTCCATAATGCGATGAAACCACATCATCACCGTGAACCGGGGGCCGTTACAGCTGGTTTTATGAATCCAACACTTAAAGCAGAAATGATCTGTGATGGTATTCATTTAAATCCGGATGTTGTGAAAGCGACATACCAAATTAAAGGTGCAGAGAACTTTATCGCGATTACAGACTCAATGCGCGCGAAAGGACTTCCTGATGGTAATTATGACCTTGGTGGTCAAGAAGTTATTAAAAAAGGGAAAGAATGCCGTATTGCGACAGGATCGCTTGCAGGTTCAGTAGCTGAAATGGATTTTGTAGTCCGTAACATCAAACACTTTACGGGTGCTCCAATGCATGATCTTGTGAAGATGTCATCAGAAAATGCTGCGAAACACTTAGAAATCTTTGGACGCAAAGGAAGCATTGCGATCAATAAAGATGCAGATATCGTTATTTGTGATGATGATATTAATGTCCAAACAACAATCTGCCGTGGTGTTATCGGATATCAAAAATAA
- a CDS encoding D-alanyl-D-alanine carboxypeptidase family protein: protein MKKKYQIIVGITLLLITGCKPTSPEITQPIIQNNLTVEGLDLIDDYMRVLKFYEQRDVLSTHRLAYLELKDDLGSIQTMEALNQFEERINAFAKELDDIYQMEDGTRVYRKGILVVDRGHCLPPSYEPGPRYEAENQFLYMQAAALKDGIVLRKISSYHSHEFQNQLYEGNKERYGIELAHRYGGQDGCSEHRSGYGFDIGGDDIETWNELEFVETKAYQWLQDNAYQFGFIQRYPEGKEEETGYAFQPWHYRYVGALSEKIISADKSLDAYLNQLPF from the coding sequence ATGAAGAAAAAATATCAAATAATCGTAGGAATCACACTTCTACTCATCACAGGATGCAAACCAACAAGTCCTGAAATAACACAACCTATTATTCAAAATAACCTAACTGTTGAAGGTTTAGATCTCATTGATGATTATATGCGTGTTCTGAAGTTTTATGAACAACGTGATGTCCTTTCAACCCATCGTCTTGCTTATCTAGAATTAAAGGATGATTTAGGGAGCATTCAAACCATGGAGGCATTAAATCAGTTTGAAGAACGCATCAATGCTTTCGCTAAAGAACTGGATGATATCTATCAAATGGAAGACGGTACACGTGTCTATCGGAAGGGAATTCTGGTGGTTGACCGTGGTCATTGTTTACCACCCAGTTATGAACCGGGTCCGCGTTATGAGGCTGAAAATCAATTTTTATACATGCAAGCCGCAGCACTGAAAGACGGTATTGTATTAAGAAAAATAAGTAGTTATCATTCGCATGAATTCCAAAACCAGTTGTATGAAGGCAACAAAGAACGGTATGGAATCGAACTTGCCCATCGTTATGGAGGGCAAGATGGTTGTTCTGAACATCGTAGTGGATATGGATTTGATATCGGTGGTGATGATATTGAAACTTGGAATGAACTGGAGTTTGTTGAGACAAAAGCGTATCAATGGCTTCAAGACAACGCATATCAATTTGGTTTTATCCAACGATATCCTGAAGGCAAAGAAGAAGAGACCGGATATGCATTTCAACCATGGCATTATCGTTATGTTGGGGCACTTTCGGAAAAAATCATAAGCGCAGATAAAAGTCTCGATGCATACCTGAATCAATTGCCATTTTAA
- a CDS encoding glucosamine-6-phosphate deaminase — MKLYVVENSDAGAALGFELISKDLNEGKLNVFGLATGSTPISFYDKITASDLDFSNVISINLDEYIGIGADHDQSYHYFMNKHFFSKKPFKVNYLPNGLEEDAEKECKRYDDIIASNPIDVQILGLGINGHIGFNEPGASFEGLTQKVSLTESTIEANARFFETRDDVPRYAYSMGIKSIMSARKIVLFAYGDAKKDAVYNMMEGTPTEDCPASALQNHDDVIVIIDKAAAALLDLSKHQ, encoded by the coding sequence ATGAAATTATATGTTGTAGAAAATAGCGATGCAGGAGCAGCGTTAGGTTTCGAACTCATTAGTAAAGATTTAAACGAAGGAAAATTAAATGTATTCGGTTTGGCTACAGGGAGCACACCGATTTCATTCTACGATAAAATTACTGCAAGTGATTTAGATTTCTCAAATGTTATCTCAATTAACTTGGATGAATATATTGGTATTGGCGCAGATCATGATCAAAGTTACCACTACTTCATGAACAAGCATTTCTTCAGTAAAAAACCATTCAAAGTAAACTATTTACCAAATGGTTTGGAAGAAGATGCAGAGAAAGAATGTAAACGTTACGATGATATTATTGCTTCAAATCCAATTGATGTTCAAATTTTAGGACTTGGAATCAATGGTCATATTGGTTTTAATGAACCGGGAGCATCATTTGAAGGATTAACACAAAAAGTTTCACTTACAGAATCCACAATTGAAGCAAACGCACGTTTCTTTGAAACTCGTGATGATGTACCACGTTATGCTTACTCAATGGGTATTAAATCCATCATGTCAGCTCGCAAAATCGTATTATTTGCATACGGTGATGCGAAAAAAGATGCTGTTTACAATATGATGGAAGGGACACCTACAGAAGACTGTCCTGCAAGTGCACTTCAAAATCACGATGATGTCATCGTAATTATTGATAAAGCTGCAGCAGCTTTATTAGACCTTTCTAAACATCAATAA
- a CDS encoding helix-turn-helix domain-containing protein, whose translation MYQKTTGPQFLKYGHATDKVSLYPIISKILANKKPNALTAVSEATYIRVVEGIAVILVEDADGNRERFVIHRTAVIHPHIRYALMPITQSAMVEISYQTEGQPTMIETNLESEIEYVSIKPQFSVSEIYSYYYNVKGKNYHFEGEAHNYWELTYVDAGVLTTEIEGTSFTLENQEMILYFPGQFHTQSVLGENACSYLTIMFDMNMLPQSIEHIQNRVMSCGNELYTLMNHFIRQSTILEQEQSPFAKDLMVSYLQEIMILLFQYDEPSSSHNTSNPIQVNFENEMMDEIYTYIQANIHRPLSVEDICNQFAISRSALQLLFNKYFDMPPKQYINEQKLERAKHLILEGKYPITDVALKLGFSSIHYFSRKFKQHFGFAPSEYAQKIYTQEKGPR comes from the coding sequence ATGTATCAAAAAACCACAGGACCGCAGTTTTTAAAATACGGTCATGCGACGGATAAAGTCAGTTTATATCCCATCATCTCAAAAATTTTAGCCAATAAAAAACCCAACGCGCTCACTGCTGTTTCCGAAGCAACCTATATCCGAGTTGTGGAAGGGATCGCCGTTATCTTGGTAGAAGATGCAGATGGGAATCGCGAACGGTTTGTTATTCATCGAACAGCAGTAATTCATCCTCATATTCGTTATGCACTGATGCCGATTACCCAAAGCGCTATGGTTGAAATATCCTATCAAACCGAGGGTCAGCCGACGATGATTGAAACCAATTTGGAATCCGAAATTGAATATGTATCCATTAAACCACAATTTAGTGTCAGTGAAATTTATTCCTATTATTATAATGTGAAGGGAAAAAATTATCACTTTGAAGGGGAAGCGCATAACTATTGGGAACTTACTTACGTGGACGCAGGGGTATTAACTACAGAAATTGAAGGGACCTCATTTACCTTGGAAAATCAAGAAATGATTCTGTACTTCCCCGGTCAATTTCATACTCAGTCGGTGCTTGGTGAAAATGCATGTTCCTACTTAACGATTATGTTTGATATGAACATGCTTCCACAATCCATTGAACACATTCAAAACCGTGTCATGAGTTGTGGGAATGAACTGTATACCTTAATGAATCATTTTATCCGACAATCAACGATTTTAGAGCAGGAACAAAGTCCTTTTGCGAAAGATTTGATGGTATCTTATCTCCAGGAAATTATGATTCTTCTGTTTCAATATGATGAACCGTCAAGCAGTCATAATACATCCAATCCCATTCAAGTTAATTTTGAGAATGAAATGATGGATGAAATTTACACGTATATCCAAGCAAATATTCATCGTCCTTTATCGGTAGAAGATATTTGTAATCAATTTGCGATATCCCGATCTGCTTTACAATTATTGTTTAATAAATACTTTGATATGCCCCCCAAACAATATATTAATGAACAGAAACTCGAACGGGCTAAGCACCTCATTCTTGAAGGAAAGTATCCTATTACAGATGTAGCTTTAAAACTTGGTTTTAGCTCGATTCATTATTTTTCAAGAAAGTTTAAACAACACTTTGGTTTTGCGCCAAGTGAGTACGCACAAAAAATTTATACACAAGAAAAAGGTCCTCGCTAA
- a CDS encoding zinc ribbon domain-containing protein YjdM translates to MTLPNCPQCTSKYTYEDRDLFVCPECGHEWNALSTQEAMLVVKDAHGTVLTDGDDIVITKDLKVKGASSALKQGTKVKNIKLVEGDHNIDCRIEGFGAMSLKSEFVKKA, encoded by the coding sequence ATGACATTACCTAATTGTCCTCAGTGTACTTCAAAGTACACGTATGAAGATCGAGATTTATTCGTATGTCCAGAATGTGGACATGAATGGAATGCCTTGAGCACTCAAGAAGCAATGCTTGTGGTTAAGGATGCACATGGAACGGTGCTTACAGATGGTGATGATATCGTCATCACAAAAGACCTTAAAGTAAAAGGGGCATCCAGTGCTTTAAAACAAGGTACAAAGGTTAAAAATATTAAACTTGTGGAAGGGGATCATAATATTGATTGTCGCATCGAAGGTTTTGGTGCCATGAGTTTAAAATCAGAATTTGTAAAGAAAGCTTAG
- a CDS encoding polysaccharide lyase 8 family protein → MKKHIRKVFTFLMTLAVSLSMVGVRSVTADHNDIDKINSNYREYLLGNETINNDAVNQKKITAIYTNGKKAMESIVGHDDEYITGLVLRGGGKTDHDLSTNLQKSYQQLNAIALAYSMPGNENPLYQSPEALKAVLDGIKWLGDNYFNKMDTGYYGNWYSWEIGVPQSLSNIMFLLGDEIEAALPGFIKESVIAMDSYIRGDAKPGDPTIGDVNLDARQHTGANLTDITFNRILQGAVLKDEARISKAVENSMTVFSTIDPSNLQHGVTDGFYEDGSFVQHSTVAYTGSYGKVLLGRIAQLVTVLDGTKWQNDTLLDTVQEWIYRGFAPVMYEGYMMEIVKGRAVSRTGSGYGDASSVIEAFVQLSQSLPQAEQLKLQSYIKYLIENIRSTINPATFVSIQNIAAYEAIVKNSEIKALNPLETNDHYAFNLMDKAIHTREGFAFALSRSSNRISKYEYMSGENLRSWFQGDGAYYLYQSGNDQTSMHGINFYATVDQHKLPGITTVNEVRQTIPELYGKDFYDRAEGFEAGSITQNKYVYFPLGTNDYSGDVKMGIYGASAMQLGDDEAYADAQAGLLPEDFKVYKNAEANKSWFMFDDEIVALGSNIHDEKQRDLTTTVENRMFETTDTINLKGENQEGVKDLENGVQKGLKWLAMGTDGVNKDTGYVFFGNQDVNVNTSSNTQKYSYVRNKTVGGADKEVTRQFATVTYEHDGKETSQYAYAIIPNASADETEAYAKANPIEIVAQEDGVHAVRQKDLGMTGYAFFDEADHTVEDLSTNSKMIVMRKGLNFAVQDPTHKQATVSFTLDGTFDVVSGNGDAVIENGKTHITVNTENKNGVSQHLQLEAVTVITPEKPEVKPETPKTLTLVDDASNVVITYTEGDLPENTSLSVSINNNLSVDGLKNTVGYDITLLSDGHAVQPKNPVNVSIEPKKSLDRGSLQVYHETKDGFESLAWVEDGTRITFDTASFSLFALGEKDVKVLPSTGVTPQNVLPFVGVLVVVGGCFVLYGKRKNKK, encoded by the coding sequence ATGAAGAAACATATTAGAAAAGTGTTCACATTTTTAATGACGCTTGCAGTGTCATTATCGATGGTAGGGGTTCGTAGCGTTACAGCGGATCATAACGATATTGACAAAATAAACAGCAATTATCGTGAATATTTATTAGGAAATGAAACAATCAACAACGATGCAGTGAATCAAAAGAAAATTACCGCAATCTATACCAACGGAAAAAAAGCAATGGAATCCATCGTTGGTCATGATGATGAATACATTACAGGTTTAGTATTACGTGGTGGTGGTAAAACCGATCACGACTTGTCCACAAACCTACAAAAATCATATCAACAACTTAATGCGATTGCCTTGGCTTACTCGATGCCAGGTAATGAAAACCCCCTTTATCAATCCCCTGAAGCGTTAAAGGCAGTTTTAGATGGTATTAAGTGGTTGGGTGATAACTACTTTAATAAAATGGATACAGGTTACTATGGAAACTGGTACAGTTGGGAAATTGGTGTACCTCAAAGCTTATCAAACATCATGTTCCTACTTGGTGATGAAATCGAAGCTGCACTTCCAGGATTTATCAAAGAATCCGTAATCGCGATGGATTCCTATATCCGTGGTGATGCGAAACCGGGTGACCCAACAATTGGTGATGTAAACCTTGATGCACGCCAACACACAGGTGCAAACCTTACAGATATTACATTTAACCGCATTCTTCAAGGTGCTGTGCTCAAGGATGAAGCACGCATTAGTAAAGCCGTAGAAAATTCAATGACCGTATTTAGTACGATTGACCCAAGTAACCTCCAACATGGTGTTACGGATGGTTTTTATGAAGATGGATCCTTTGTACAACACTCAACGGTTGCTTATACGGGATCATATGGAAAAGTATTACTCGGTCGTATTGCGCAACTTGTAACCGTATTAGATGGTACAAAATGGCAAAATGATACCTTATTGGATACAGTTCAAGAATGGATTTACCGTGGTTTTGCGCCTGTAATGTATGAAGGATACATGATGGAAATTGTGAAGGGACGTGCTGTATCTCGAACTGGATCCGGTTATGGAGATGCATCAAGTGTTATTGAAGCCTTTGTACAACTATCCCAAAGCCTTCCTCAAGCAGAACAACTGAAACTTCAAAGCTATATCAAATATTTAATTGAAAACATTCGCTCAACCATTAATCCCGCAACCTTTGTTTCAATTCAAAATATTGCAGCTTATGAAGCGATTGTTAAGAATTCAGAAATCAAAGCATTAAACCCATTAGAAACAAATGATCATTACGCATTTAACTTAATGGATAAAGCAATCCATACACGTGAAGGCTTTGCATTTGCGCTTTCAAGAAGTTCAAATCGTATCTCTAAATATGAATACATGAGTGGAGAAAACCTTCGTTCATGGTTCCAAGGTGATGGTGCATATTACCTTTACCAAAGTGGAAACGATCAAACAAGCATGCATGGTATTAACTTCTATGCAACCGTTGATCAACATAAACTTCCTGGAATCACAACAGTTAATGAAGTACGCCAAACAATTCCAGAACTTTACGGAAAAGATTTCTATGATCGTGCTGAAGGATTTGAAGCAGGATCCATTACACAAAATAAATACGTGTACTTCCCATTGGGTACTAACGACTACTCGGGTGATGTGAAGATGGGAATCTACGGTGCATCCGCAATGCAATTGGGTGATGATGAAGCTTACGCGGATGCGCAAGCAGGACTTCTTCCTGAAGATTTCAAAGTTTATAAAAACGCAGAAGCGAATAAATCATGGTTTATGTTTGATGATGAAATTGTTGCTTTAGGATCAAACATTCATGATGAAAAACAACGTGACTTAACAACAACCGTTGAAAACCGTATGTTTGAAACTACGGATACAATTAACCTTAAAGGTGAAAACCAAGAAGGGGTAAAAGATCTTGAAAACGGTGTTCAAAAAGGACTTAAATGGCTCGCAATGGGTACAGATGGTGTTAATAAAGACACAGGTTATGTATTCTTTGGAAACCAAGATGTGAATGTAAATACATCAAGCAATACACAAAAATACTCATATGTTCGTAATAAAACAGTGGGTGGTGCCGATAAAGAAGTGACACGTCAATTCGCAACGGTAACGTATGAACATGATGGTAAAGAAACAAGCCAATATGCTTATGCGATCATACCAAATGCAAGTGCTGATGAAACAGAAGCATATGCGAAAGCAAATCCTATTGAGATTGTTGCGCAAGAAGATGGCGTTCATGCTGTTCGTCAAAAAGATCTTGGTATGACAGGTTATGCATTCTTTGATGAAGCAGATCACACTGTGGAAGATTTAAGTACTAACAGTAAAATGATTGTGATGCGTAAGGGCTTAAACTTTGCAGTTCAAGATCCAACGCACAAACAAGCAACCGTTTCATTTACTTTAGATGGAACATTTGATGTGGTATCAGGTAATGGCGATGCTGTAATTGAAAACGGAAAAACACACATTACAGTGAATACCGAAAATAAAAACGGTGTATCTCAACACCTACAACTTGAAGCTGTAACGGTTATAACACCTGAAAAACCAGAAGTAAAACCAGAAACACCAAAAACATTAACTCTTGTGGATGATGCATCCAATGTGGTGATTACCTATACGGAAGGTGATCTCCCTGAAAATACAAGTTTAAGTGTTTCAATCAACAATAACCTCTCAGTTGACGGATTAAAAAATACAGTTGGCTATGACATCACACTCTTGAGTGATGGTCATGCGGTACAACCTAAAAATCCAGTCAATGTCTCAATTGAACCGAAAAAATCCTTAGATCGTGGTAGCCTCCAGGTTTACCATGAAACAAAAGATGGATTCGAATCACTCGCATGGGTAGAAGATGGAACGCGTATTACCTTTGATACTGCTTCATTCTCACTCTTTGCCTTGGGTGAAAAAGACGTTAAGGTATTGCCATCAACCGGTGTTACACCGCAAAATGTCCTACCATTTGTGGGTGTACTTGTTGTTGTCGGAGGATGCTTTGTCCTTTACGGAAAACGTAAAAATAAAAAATAA
- a CDS encoding TetR/AcrR family transcriptional regulator — MKKAVISKESLLEVAKDIVFKDGLDKLNMRNLAQKADVSIGSVYNYFSSKNDLLLDVIEDFWKQVFYDDICKVDTNIRFVDFIEQIYDRLRHHIDEFNSLFMSHVEIMNQEAKMKGHHVGMQYVDHIRTGLLYVLQEDSTIKSTAFTDSFTQDGLLDFVFLHVFISLRKGSPNIDFLAEVLKRLLYE; from the coding sequence ATGAAAAAAGCAGTAATAAGTAAGGAATCGCTCCTTGAGGTTGCGAAAGATATTGTATTTAAAGATGGCTTGGATAAGTTAAACATGCGTAATTTAGCGCAAAAAGCAGATGTTTCCATTGGCTCTGTATATAATTACTTCTCCTCCAAAAATGATCTGCTCTTGGATGTCATTGAAGATTTTTGGAAACAAGTTTTTTATGATGATATCTGTAAAGTTGATACAAATATTCGATTTGTAGACTTTATAGAACAGATATATGATCGTTTGCGTCATCATATCGACGAGTTCAATTCCTTGTTTATGAGTCATGTGGAAATCATGAATCAAGAAGCAAAAATGAAGGGACATCATGTCGGAATGCAATATGTTGATCATATTCGAACCGGTCTTCTCTATGTTCTTCAAGAAGATTCAACGATTAAATCCACTGCATTTACCGATTCCTTTACCCAAGATGGGTTGTTGGATTTTGTATTTCTTCATGTATTTATCTCATTACGTAAAGGTAGTCCAAACATTGATTTTCTTGCGGAAGTTCTAAAACGACTCTTATATGAGTAG
- the agaF gene encoding PTS galactosamine/N-acetylgalactosamine transporter subunit IIA produces the protein MIGIIVTGHGRFAEGLSSSVELIAGAQPQYKSVLFLEESGPEKLSSDLKEAIAEVNTGEGVLVFTDLKGGTPFKESVMIAMNHTDVHVLAGTNLPMLLEASLMRLSEPAIYDFAKSLAETGASQVELFEMPEAEEASDDFSDGI, from the coding sequence ATGATCGGAATTATCGTTACAGGTCACGGAAGATTTGCTGAAGGTTTGTCTTCATCCGTTGAACTTATTGCAGGTGCACAACCTCAATATAAAAGTGTTTTATTTTTAGAAGAATCAGGTCCTGAAAAATTATCAAGCGATCTTAAAGAAGCGATTGCTGAAGTAAATACAGGCGAAGGTGTTCTTGTCTTTACAGATTTAAAAGGTGGAACACCCTTTAAAGAATCCGTTATGATCGCAATGAACCATACTGATGTACACGTTCTTGCAGGAACTAACCTACCAATGCTTCTTGAAGCAAGTTTAATGCGTCTAAGCGAACCTGCAATTTATGACTTTGCGAAATCACTTGCTGAAACAGGTGCTTCACAAGTTGAACTCTTTGAAATGCCTGAAGCTGAAGAAGCTTCTGACGATTTCTCAGACGGAATTTAA
- a CDS encoding DUF885 domain-containing protein has product MKKTLTILVILINLFGCQFVSSPSNDGTNKDFESALDTALVSMIGTTDPSSNYLLEHPEEYDVDVEHYAFRLGSEEDFEMSKDLIKDIQKNIRKFKDRTLSDQQIIDKRVLLYELERMASGYQPFQFQVDPELDAIPQYLEGFTFRTESDIRGYFSLIDSIPTYFDESIAFYNKTEMMTQFEHEKLTDFVAVMKEQSLSDDFFLIKGFDSKISSLEFLKESEKTATIQENREAIRDVFYNAFVKLENDLKTVKTRPNRGLAHLENGKTYYETLIPSLSGRNLTIPEFQMWISNRRIEVYQRLKAVETSNKLQEYQDFESKQSAPDYKDAYALIDDLYKKSLRDFPEIPEIPYKVYNIDASLAAISNPAFYYVPPIDSNPDHTQRIYINSTFDPANFTTFAHEAIPGHMYQTQYMRGIKGMHPIRLYIRNNAMTEGWAQYVELLSVRYLGGPKGYEDYIRDLYESMYLILLEVDIGIHYNDWSREEMGAFFDSVYVNNTEEERDEIYRQIILEPGNIWSYYYGAMSIQSMKERAQKELGDAFDEKTFHQMILDLGSASFDTMDILFDEYLQTQ; this is encoded by the coding sequence ATGAAAAAAACACTAACAATACTAGTCATACTGATTAATTTGTTTGGTTGCCAATTTGTATCATCACCCAGTAATGATGGCACAAACAAAGATTTTGAGAGTGCATTAGATACAGCTTTAGTGTCAATGATTGGAACAACCGACCCATCAAGTAATTATCTCTTAGAACATCCTGAAGAATATGATGTGGATGTTGAACATTACGCATTTCGACTTGGAAGTGAAGAAGATTTTGAAATGTCGAAAGACTTAATTAAAGATATTCAAAAGAATATCCGTAAGTTTAAAGATCGAACGTTATCAGACCAACAAATTATTGATAAGCGTGTGCTTCTCTATGAATTGGAACGCATGGCCTCGGGTTATCAACCATTTCAATTTCAAGTGGATCCAGAGTTGGATGCCATTCCCCAATATCTCGAAGGGTTTACCTTTAGAACTGAAAGTGATATTCGTGGCTATTTCTCTTTAATTGACTCAATACCAACGTATTTTGATGAATCTATTGCATTTTATAATAAGACAGAAATGATGACTCAGTTTGAACATGAAAAGTTAACGGATTTCGTAGCAGTTATGAAAGAACAATCCCTCTCCGATGATTTTTTCTTAATTAAAGGATTTGATTCAAAAATATCATCCCTAGAATTTCTTAAAGAATCCGAAAAGACCGCAACCATCCAAGAGAATCGTGAAGCCATCCGAGATGTCTTTTATAATGCTTTTGTGAAGTTGGAGAACGATCTTAAAACGGTAAAGACTCGACCCAATCGAGGCCTTGCCCATCTTGAAAACGGAAAAACTTACTATGAGACCTTAATTCCATCATTAAGTGGACGAAATTTAACAATTCCAGAATTTCAAATGTGGATTAGTAACCGTCGTATTGAAGTTTATCAACGTTTGAAAGCCGTGGAAACCAGTAACAAGCTTCAAGAATACCAGGACTTTGAATCCAAGCAAAGCGCACCTGATTACAAAGATGCTTACGCTTTAATTGATGACCTTTATAAGAAAAGTCTAAGAGATTTCCCTGAGATTCCTGAAATACCCTATAAAGTTTATAATATCGATGCATCATTAGCGGCTATATCTAATCCGGCATTCTATTATGTTCCGCCAATTGACAGCAATCCAGATCACACGCAACGCATCTACATTAATAGTACTTTTGATCCTGCAAACTTTACAACCTTTGCTCATGAAGCAATTCCGGGACATATGTATCAAACACAATATATGCGTGGTATTAAAGGGATGCATCCAATTCGACTGTACATTCGAAATAATGCGATGACCGAAGGTTGGGCACAATATGTTGAACTACTATCCGTCCGATACCTAGGTGGTCCAAAAGGATATGAAGATTATATACGCGATCTTTATGAATCCATGTACTTAATTCTTCTAGAAGTGGATATCGGTATTCATTATAATGATTGGAGTCGTGAGGAGATGGGGGCCTTCTTTGATTCGGTATACGTAAACAATACTGAGGAAGAACGGGATGAAATCTATCGTCAAATCATTTTAGAACCAGGAAATATCTGGAGTTACTATTATGGAGCCATGTCAATTCAAAGCATGAAAGAACGTGCTCAAAAAGAACTCGGGGATGCATTTGATGAGAAAACATTTCATCAAATGATTCTTGATTTAGGCAGTGCAAGTTTTGATACAATGGATATACTGTTTGATGAATATTTACAAACTCAATAA